Within Haematobia irritans isolate KBUSLIRL chromosome 2, ASM5000362v1, whole genome shotgun sequence, the genomic segment ACTGAAATCGAATTTGAAACCGAAATCGAGACAACAACACTTAATAGATTTACACATGTTCCTAAATATGACCAACAATCCAAAGACCACAAATCACCGAAAAATTCCACCTCGTTTAGATGAAATTATCTCTTACTACTCGTATGTAAGTCAATGAATTTTTAGCATTTTAGGTGAATATTTTCCCTTAAAATGGCATAGAAACAGTGTCATTGATAAGTTTTTCTTAAATAACaaagtattttatttataatcctAAAAATCAACTATCGACGTTGAAAATcaacatttgcaaaatttcgaagtttttaaaaaagccgatttgaaagtatttttttttttaaattagaaaagCATCATAAAATTCACTCTTCCACATTTcgcaaaaatattttggaatctTAGTAAAAATCCAACTTAAAATAATAGTCTGTTTTTCATATAGTGCGTACACGAAGTGTTACAAAATTTACAGTGGTAAACAGAAGAAAGtatactgttttataggaagaatgacatAACTCGTGTGAAAATGAACCAAATTGTACTCCCCAttttaagaagaaaaaatcattgtacCCATATCATGACCATTTCAACCATACAGcaattcattcttactatttttgggaatagtacgaaaattttcttaggttaaagtggcaacccttttcttaggttaaagtggcaacccgatttattttcaggctcacttagactattcagtccattgtgcttTAGCTCGTATTGAACTAATTTTAACGATCATTGTGCATTCAATGATCGATcattcatacaatttttgacacatacttaaaaaaggaacatttcattgggctgtggaaaatttagaaaaaataataaaattgaactgcaaacaaatatttttttttgcaataaaaaaaacttaaatttatcgtTAGTTTAATACGgactttttcagtgtatatcggGATACACAAGTCAAGCAacgatttttttactatttatcGAGTCAATCCGACTAATCGCATTTTGATGTTAATCAAAATTATCCAGCAAACAAAGTTGGAAACTTTTGCACATATATTTCCTATTAAGAGCATCCCGGGATCCttcgtcaattttttccacttctaattaattttttttttggaccagTCATAGCAAATAGCGTATTTTCTATGACTGGATATTTaaagcgaaaatttaaattgtgatcAAGTAAAAGtcgcaaaaaaatgaaaatctttaaaaaaaaattttatgaatgttttttttttattacattcgacctgtatttaagaaaaaaatgaattaaaaatttcacctccgcggtgatttgaacctgtgcctttTTCACttgcatggaagttcttttgagaaggttttgcaactgaagagattttttaaggttttgtttttagatgttgaacattaaaaaatatttgataaagtaCACTAAAAaagcagtgaacccaccaggaaagaaaattttaactaaactgtattagaagcacagatgtcacgccgatttcacaaaataagtaaataattttcgacaaattcaagaaaatttattagacaaaataattatttttcacttattaaagaaaatttcgtagtttgaaggaaaaaattggagttcaaaattgcaaaaatgtctttagtaccatacgaagttcatgatgacagcattattggtaaaatttacaaatattaagaaattctgaactattttttgggagacacgaatttagttaatctttatgcttcatttgtgtataattttttcctctgttttagttaatttaactaacgtacgcaaataattattaaagtcgtggaaattttcttaaaacgtatTAATTCCATGCACTAACATAGAATAAAATCGTCTTttgtgaaatatagagttcactttttttgagtgtattcacCGCTGGTgtgatttgaacctgtgttctttattattattattattattattattattattattattattattattattattattattattattattattattattattattattattattattattattattattattattattattattattattattattattattattattattattattattattattattattattattattattattattattattattattattattattattattattattattattattattattattattattattttattccattcataataataaagaacatctggaaaagtagttagaatgttatgccttggtgtcatattacgatcatatcacaaacatttgaattgacgtttCCTCGTTTCGTATTTAATGGCGTTTGAGTGTTGTAAGGCATTCAGTTATAGTGCCAACAAACCATGGTTCAACGCCCGGCCCGAgcgaaaaatgttttcaaattgtaaacattacataattagaatataaaagtttaataataaaatataaataaaaattaaaacaaaatacttCCGATTTACGACAAACCCAGTCATTAGAAATGATCCAAATTTGCTCTACTTCCGTATCACaagtggggatccaaactacttttttggaagctgtgTTTTTTGTTAGGTAGGATAAACTACATAGTTGCCAGAGTATGGTAACTTTGATCTATAGCAAAATATGTctaacagaaatattgattttgaccccctaaaatatatatcgatcgattCAAAGTCAcgtccttggtgtccgtccatctgtctatGTATGTGTGGTTTGCAAGATTCAAGAAAATGCCAGCACATGAAgcgaaaagctgaaaaaaacgaacaaattaGAATTTGCCCTTGGATTTgtccttacacagaaaaaaatttcacgaaaattttcccaattaaaatcttaattgagttttaagaaatattcaattaaaaatttaattgattcaacaaattttttaattgaaacaaaaatcaatcacacaaattaatagtatcaattaattttttagttggatcaattaattttttatttgactgtcaattaattttttaattgatattatcatttctgtgattgaagacatttcaattaaaaaattaattggatcaattaatttcgtgattgaatcaaaaaaaaatttttttgtgtgtacttcaaATTCTCCGctcctttggctcggaatcaatactaaaatcattagtgtaatgaCAAAAGCTTTGGAAagggacatgcttttttcagtgtacagattgttttttggaacggggacgaacgttattgtatttggaaaaaattggatgaaatttacttataACCCTCATATGTACGTATATTGCGATTTCGCCAAATGGGGTCATATTACTTTAATTTACTCTCACATCATcatcaaatttgttaaaaattagtgctttattaaattaaattattatttgcaAATGTTGCACGTTATATTCGTATTGcaattctgagtgtttcaaagcttctctaagtggtttcaccgcaatgtggtatGCTATTCGGACTCGGACCTCTTAAAAAAGAAGTCATTGAGATATGTCCCAACAAAGTAATGAACTAAAAGTTTAGTGacagtacacataagttcaatgtgaactaaagcagaagaaacaaataaggaaagtctaaagtcgggcggtgccgactatattataccctgcaccactttgtagatctaaatttccgatatcatatcacatccgtcaaatgtgttgggggctatatataacggtttgtcccaaatacatacatttaaatatcactcgttctggacagaatttgatagacttctacaaaatctatagactcaaaatttaagtcggctaatgcactagggtggaacacaatgttagtaaaaaaatattggaaacgtttaaatctgaagcagttttgaggaaacttcgcaaaagtttatttatgatttatcgctcgatatatatgtattagaagtttaggaaaatcagagtcatttttacaacccgactaagcagtggtgattttacaaggaaaatttttctaaaaaaaaaaaattcaactaaatcggagaaaaaaattggcctctgtggtcatatgagtgtaaatcggccgaaagctatatattggagctatatctaaatctgaaccgatttcaactaaatttggcacacatagctacaatgctaattctactccctgtgcaaaatttcaactaaatcggagcaaaaaattggcctctgtggtcatatgagtgtaaatcgggcgaaagctatatatgggagctatatttaaatctgaaccgatttcaaccaaatttggcacgcatagctacaatgctaattctactccctgtgcaaaatttcaaccaaattgggggtaaaactctggcttctgggaccgtattagtccatatcgggcgaaagatatgtatgggagctatatctaaatctgaaccgatttcaataaaattggcacacttgactatagtactaattgttcttcttgtgcaaaattttaagcaaattagggtaaaactctggcttctggggccatataagtccatatcgggcgaaatatatatatatatgggagctatatctaaatctgaaccgatttcttccaaaatcaatagggatctattctgagccaaaacacatacttgtgctaaatttcaagtcgacggacagacggacatcgctatatcgactcaagagcccaccctgagcatttttgccaaagacaccatgtgtctatctcgtctccttctgggtgttgcaaacatatgcactaacttataataccctgttccacagtgtggagcagggtataaaaatgtcgcacgatttccaaaaatattaggtacgaactactgtatggttaaaatgattCGGCACCAATGATTGCTTTTCTTCCATTAGTTTCATAACTTGTGGTTAAAAAGTACATATTTCCTTGTTTTACTGAAGGGAGTCACATTagtgcatgcccgccttgcatacacaggtcgtgggttcgattcctgcttcgaccgaacaccaataagtttttcagcggtggattattctacctaagtaaagctggtgacatttctgagggttttcaaagcttctctaagtggtttcactgctatgtggaacgccgttcggactcggctataaaaaggaggtcccttgtcattgagcttaacatggagtcgggcagaactcagtgataagagagaagttcaccactgtggtatcacaatggactgaatagtctaagtgagcctgatacatcgggctgctacctaatctaatctaacctaacctaaccttgttttgACGAAGCATTGTGGAGATTTCAAAAAGTGGAGTACAACACACTCCATTTACTTATGTGTAggatataatttgttttggtttcttgcagtgtttttaattgaattgtttttcCTTATTcgtatttgaagttttttatgtcattgaaataaaattatttttccaaaatctcgtCTCTATTTCTCTGAGCATGAAATATCTCAAtcgatttcttttattttggaTTCTGGCGTACATTAACACAAACGGAGGTATAATTGATCTATCCATAAATATTAActgattgattttattttcttcaagcACATTGTTTGCACTGCTATAAGTGTATGACAGAGGATTTTGCCGATTGTGGGAATGTCCTTCACAACGAtctatttcttcaaaaatgttcGGATGGTTTTGATTTCTGCACATTGGTATGGACTAAAGAGAATGCCGTAGAACGTGGTTGCAGCAACGGTACAGTGTGCGAGGAGTACAAAGGCGATGCAATCAATCATTGTTGCACTTGTACGAAAGACGGATGTAATTGGGGCAAAGAGTCCTGTAATGGTCAGATAATGCGGAAGGCTAATGCAATAATTGCTGTTGTGATAATAGTTCTAAAAATTGTTTAGTACTTATTCGCAGAGCAAATTTTAGGtcgtaattaataaaaatatgtacgtATTTCATCTTGGGAAGGatcataaattttgtcaaattcggaaattccaaaattcattttttaaacaAGCTTAGATTTTTGATTCGTATTAATAGGAACAATGATCGTAATGGTGGTACTCGTTGTAGACTAACGTccgaaatttaaatatttgcttGTTGCACAAACAAGTTGAACGCAGAGCATCATATTGAATCTCAAACGTAGGAGGATTGCctcttatatttcgggattgggcAACTCTAGtgtatgaaaaaacaaaaacaattaaagaaagtctaaagtcgagcgccCCGACTAAATTATACTATTATCCACTATGTCGACAACAATTTTTAGTACTATATACAatattatattcccatatacatatattttaaattgaaccaatttggacaaaattttctacactccTACAAATTCTCTACAATTAGGATGTAAATAGGCTAACGCGGCCGTAAGTAGGgctaagccgaatcttatgtaccctccaccatggattgcgtagaaaggaGTATATAAAGGAAAGGAAAGgagtatataaataattatgaatggcTTTGGCTATTAGAGagccaaatttcatccagatcggataaaagttgctcttccaagaggcttcggtggTCAAATTTGAggtccggtttatatggggggtccGGTtaatgatatggacaaatttttgcatagatgtaAGAGGGCATATTGTACCATCACGGTGTAAATTTCAACTGCTCGTTCTGGgagttacatacaaatacacaaacttccctatgggaaattggtgcaaattgccaatgACGGACctctcacagaactggtacctatgctccaattagttgcaatttttatatagtcgtaatttatttatttattggaatAACCTAttcttcgacatatttcaaaagttttttttttttcacttcgggttcgattgggatgcccaaattgaaacaaatttctaagagtttgtctgaGACTGGTTCTTGAGGACctgcctacacacaaaaaattttttttctgattcaatcacgaaattaattgatccaattaattttttaattgagatgtcttcaatcacgaaaatgatagtatcaatcacagttttgattgggcatagaaaaaattcttgattaaaaaattaattgatttcattaccaaatttcaattaattttttaattgattcaattaaaaatttaattgatgttgattgcaaaactcaataaatttagtaattaaaaaaaggtaactattttcaattacattctgaattggcttagaaattttatttggattaacaattgattgtttgaaaaaaattttaattaaaaatttaaaaaaaaatgttcatcacttttttaattgacttagtcttctgaatttgattaaaagttaattgtatcaattaactttttaattaaaaatttaaaaattttcaatcattggattaattaacttaatgtttctatcttgattaaaaagttaattgtaccaattaatttattaattgaacaatatttcaacttcaattaactttttaattggaaatattttggtgatatttttttctgtgtaggtgctcctgctaaattgtcccaggacgtgtcctttgggatgagtccaagacgcgtcctaaaatgtaaatttaccccgtcaatgacaaacccatgttaaagtgaccggtccttccatacgtttcgaccagaactgggactggtccatacacaccagggaataGTCCTGTATGGACCCATACTCTTTTTACATTCCTCtgaattccttcctaattggaggacaagatgaatataaaataattcggcgacaaataaggaataaatgtgcacattgttattggtgtaagtacatgggtttgaaatggtgtgcactgttagaaagtcaccttttgcaggctcaatggacgatgtcggctgacgaaggaggcgttcaaatggaaaatatatttttttttttggcatgtcaacgtcaattctatcgctttacaattgtctgccgtcttaaaactttttgcaaGGCGGTCCAGAAACGTTATGTTGTCACTAAGGGTTTTTTTCGCGGGAACCGGATCCCGGGAATTTCcgggaaattgctattttttcgctcccgctttcccgggaatgaagtgcgggaattccaGGGAagatttctttacaatattttatgtataatagagggttttatacggcaaaagacaGTTGaactctagttaaagtggatttttggaagtgtaatgtgaataccAAGTGGTAGTAGTTGCCTTGTGGGTGGGTTCTAATCAAGATTCCAACGGGCtcccaatttttaaaaagaagtttgcacttcctaatttatgattgtcatatttctgtaaaccgatATTCCGATAGACTGGTAGATTGAGTAAGGCTTTAAAAACAACGGGACATTTTACCTTATGTAACCCACGTtggcaattgcataatttcaaaatttcataattattgctaggatgtttttataagaaaattccaaccttttttaagatagttacgagtactttaatttcaaatttatactttatacagattaggcttgaaatctattaaaattgggttttaaagcccttatttatagggcatacgacaatttaaatctagttaaagtggattttggaagtgtaatgtgaatgtcgtattacatagtagtgtttcccttttgggaatattgacgGAACATGTGCATCTACGAGTATTGACCCCGTTTCACGATGGTGAAATCgcaataagtttctttcatttccaagcAGATTTTTAGTGTTACGAAATTCAAATGTTTAAATGTATTCCACATCAaagcaggtttccctttgacccggatcccgggaaattcgaaaaaaattcccgctttcccgggaatgcaaaaagtccgggaaaaagaaaaccctagttgtcacggaatggtacggtaattggttgatcacaatctcttggatatcgatctagcatgtgcactttatatatggttctttgTCAAGCTAGGATGATCGCTCCCGAACTCGACTATGATCAAtgtttgtttaacttttattggagttgcattagtcttaaatattcaaaatatgttcattatatgtaaatttactaaaatttagaaacaattcgaactaaaactaatatatttactattcctatatggcgaaaacaatgtaaaaaaaaacaagtaaaaaatgttttacgattgcaatttagcaatcgaaaaaattatcgatcaaaaaaactcgatatcgactcccgtgatccgaaaattttagatttcgatgAAAAGTTCACgaaatcgaatgccgtgattagcccctagAATGGCAAGTGCTTCAATAGCATGAATGCATAAATATTTCCCCTATTTGTTTTGCAAGCATTTTGTTGTGCCCCAGAACCTTTGaaagatttgaaaaaatttcggtctataaagtggtgaagggtataatatagccgctagactttagactttccttactttttgtatttgaaaatatttttatttgggtagaaaattgtttacacAAGAACTTATTTTGTGTGTAATGTGACGCAGAAATCCCAGTGCTTGTTGATTTGCATGCGTTCTTACCAATCTACTATAGGTccgatattttcataatttcctTATCCTTTGCGATCTATTGTGATGGTAATTTTAGAAAGACTAGGCTCTTTCCAAGCTTCCTACCGTATAtaacaactagtattctattaaAAACGAGGCCCTTcctaaataatgtttttttttttttttctaggtaacacaaacattttgtcattcacaataacacaaaaaacaatcagtttgagcaaaatattatttactttcaacagcattaaaatttaacatatcATAACAAATTACAACAACTTCACGCTGTGAAAAAAAAGTTACTCATGAAACAAATGAGATTTAACTTCCCTTCATAATCGTCAAGCAACCAAAAGTACTTAAACACTTGAACATAACGACAACTCACGGAAAGGTTGGCGGACAGACGGCCATGCGATAAGTACAACATTCATAAAAGTTGAGTTGAAAATATTAATGGCATTAAAATTAACATATCAATTGAAATCCAaacaaatgaaacaaatttATAAAGTCGTTTTTCACCCCCTCTACCCATACCCCATACTGTGGTTGTCCCCAGAGTCCGGATGGTAACGTAATGTGCGTGTGAGGCTCCTGCCTGTCAAAATGGGAATGTTAACAATGAGCGTTGAGCATTGTTTGCGATGAATGGCAgtaaaataaatcataaattgcaAATGGACATGCAAATGTGCCATACCATCAAAAAGGCTTAAAAATACCCGTATTTCCAAAGAACTGAGTGGGGGAATGGATGATTTGTGTAATACCATTAGGTTAAAgcgagccgccatataaactttGCCAATGGGATTTTACGAGGTCCAATAGAAAAAGGATgggaaattaatataaaattggaatccacttaaaaaaaatgttgatccgATGTTTGTACTGTTTAAAAGTTGGATCTGGATATATATAAATTCTGCACaatataattcattatgatatcCTTTACAAGTCGAGACTTTAGCATATCTTCCTCATTCATTCATAAAACACTAAAAAATCACgcatagaaaaaacatgtttggacatggttgccgcaaccatttaatgcttatatagagcatgtaattgtcgcgaaaaccatatatgtgtctttgtaaaaataattttcgagcggagaaaaatatacgttggcaataagcatttaaatggttctcaaatgccgcaaacatgttctattaattaaataaaagaatttgagacatatggtcgggaaaatcatgtacctgaccattcaatttttttcattttttgcagagagaaaagtatttttataggttacgtatagacatgtctagaaccattatatggccataaagaccatgtacattgttttcgtgaccatttaatttttttgcaacgaaaagaattttataaaaacattgagcaggtacacacgattttcaatttgcgtctcagtcgtgtgttgagtgtttcttggaatggacggagaataaggaattactgtgttttgtgttaatttatttactcagaagtggcacgtgtttttatgtgaacacaaaaaaggaaagtgtaattgaaaaaaaatgtacctgttttttgttctgcattttgatatatggtataatttatttttatttgcagttacatgatgtctgcattggtacatttgatgggcacgaagtaaattttcttattgttgaaattgaaccaaaatagaatgTGTaacaatatgtgatgtttgacatagtaaatacaaataaacaatgaattagtttataaataaataaaaacaaataaataaagttaattttgtgttttcttttcgcaagtggcgtccttttttcgacgacgaaaaaggttttttcataaagatcaaaacattttaggttgtgaccatgttcttttaactggaagaaaaacatttttgacgaataccataacattttagatcgtgaccattgtcttttaatggaaacaaaattctttttatcaatataataacattttagatgaagacaattttatttttcttagaaccatgttcactgagctaacatggttgcaggtgaaaatgttacatggttgccgcaaaaatagctcctgtcatattattttgctcttcgaatatgattgtgacaatcatgtttcttctctgcgtgataGTAAACCCTCTAGGGCACTTAAGCGAAGTTAACTTTAATTTATCTCATCGAAATTataatgttttatttaaattttttcaatatgagAAAGATTAAGACAATTATTGCACAAAACTATGAACTTTAATAAAAcagcatatatatgtatctcaCAGTTACTACTTATGTTTTGTGCGAAATGTAATATTACGGGTATCCAACTGACTCCGTTCAGTGACATCTCTGTGTTAAATTCACCAGTTAGATATATTTCGAGTAGATGTAGGAGTAAAAttcaatggactcgatcatttgagatgctcaggatattagcaatttctcgCACttatattcgtcgatcatttgttgttgctgtttttggacgtccactacgtggttcatcttcaatgcttgtacgaccgcgtttaaattcagcaacccaattttttactgttgcatatgaaggagcacttttatATTcaccatataattatgaatttcttgtcccgataccttttttatgtaaatatttaatgacagcacgcacttCTAATttgtccattgtaaaaaaatttcggaTGCATCTTTTTGaagacctgtttctatatgaaagaGTTGCCAgatctaaacaaaatttaacatgtgttcatagcagagatggaagtttccaaaacacgtaacttttttctgtttataccgcgctttttgtgctaggctaagaactttccgaactgccctcgtatagcaaatattgccgaagttttatttctgtagaaaatatttttaaaatttatttctacagaaaattttgtgaaaatgttattcctatagaaaattttgtgaaaaacttatatgtaaagaaaattttgtaaattttttctatagaaaatgtccagcaaaaaaaaatggaagttgttccacaaatatttcttttaaagcacatcccggaatcccccataaatttttccacttccgatgcagtccttttgggcaACTCCACTAACATTTCTTTTCAAACGCATCCCGGTATtccctatcgatttttttccactttcgatgcaatccttttggacaagtcttagaaagtgcAGACTTaggtcgttttaagcgaaaattaaaatttttggacaattaaatttcgcaaacaaGAATCGAAaaccaataaaaaagttaaaaaaataataaaaaaaataaaaaaaaacatcacctgtgggatttgaacctgtgccgtttgactttttcacatcCATGGAAATtcctttgagaaggttttgcaaattacgaaaatttttattctaagttttaactttttgttgattttaatggaaaaagtatatttatacaaaaatatgtatatgcaaaaaaaaaataaaataaataaacacgatgtgtaacataaaaaaatatttaataaaaaatgccgCTAGTGATATTTGAAGCAGcgttcttttttttattattcataataaaaagaacatctcaggaagtaattAGAATATCATGCCGAAGTGCCATATTtagtatcacaaacatttgaatagacgttttgatgcatcgtgttcaatggcgtttgaggCTGAGTGTGGTAAAGAGTTATGTTATGGTAAAATAGACCCAGGATCAGCCACgaagaattttttcaatttttaaaaattagataataagaaaataaaagtgtatcgaaaaat encodes:
- the LOC142227625 gene encoding uncharacterized protein LOC142227625, which translates into the protein MKYLNRFLLFWILAYINTNGAHCLHCYKCMTEDFADCGNVLHNDLFLQKCSDGFDFCTLVWTKENAVERGCSNGTVCEEYKGDAINHCCTCTKDGCNWGKESCNGQIMRKANAIIAVVIIVLKIV